The nucleotide sequence GAAAAAGCTAGAGGATAGGTTGATTGGATTAGAGAACGAATTGGAGAAGTGTAGATTAAAAACGAGTGGAAGTACATGTCTGGGATTTggatgtagttttttttttttgcatttcttAGTGGGGTTGTGATTCCCTACTTGTTCAGGTTAACTTTGTAGGAAAATTGATGTCCTAACTTTAGTTGGTTGGGGTTATTTGTAACTTGGGATGAAATCATGTATTTGAGCACTGTTGAAGATAAATGAAAATGACTTCCTGTGAtgctttttaatattttattccatGAATTAAATGTGCAAAAAAATTTGTGCATAAAATATTTGTAAATGCAATCTGCTAGTTGTGCAGTAATCCATAAGTTCACTAATATCAAATAACGCACAGAAGTTCATATATTATACTCATGCTGATATTGCACAAACAATCCATAGGTTCATAGTTTAGACAGCATTCCATCGGCAGCAACATGGCCCTAAATCAAAAGACTAAAACATTTGTCCCTAAACTAAAAGATTTAAACATTTGTTCCTAAATCAAAAGACTTAAACATAGTCTTGAATAAGCTAAATAAGCAACCAAAAAACTAAAATAAGTAGCAAAAATACCAAAAGAACAAAACACACTTCTTTAATTCCTATATCATTATCACAGCTTCTTCGAAAGCCTGAGGCCTGGATGCCTAAAGCTTGGTGTTGGCATAAATTTCAGCAACCTTGATGCATTTGTTTAACTTGTAGCAGCCATCATCTCGACAAATATTGTGCTCCCTGTGGTTCTTAGAGTTGCTGTACCAGCTACTGGCTTAGTGCCTTGATTCTGTGAGTTGTGAGGCCCAGGTTGTTGAGATTGTGAGGGCTGAGATTTGAACTATAAAGTTGGTCCTGGAGCTGGTATAGGTGGGGGTACATAACATGGAGCTGTAGGCCGAACAATTTGTTGCTTTTCTCTAAATGTTGTAGGATTGTTATTGGAGTCATGTGTTGTAACATGTTACAATTGGTGAAAATTGATAAGACGGTGTGTCAACCTAATTGATTTTCATAGAGTATTAATTCTTTAATAACCAAAATAATGAATATACTACCTGTAGATTGTGACAATGAAATTTCTTCACTCTGAGCTTAGGCTGCTGTTTCAGGTCCTGTAGACAACTTAGGAAGTTTTTTCTTAGCTTTTCTTGCCTTAGTCTGTATCAAAATAATGAGTTACAAACAGCAATCAACACAGCTACCTTTAAGAAATGTTCTTACATGTTAAACTCACCACAACATCTGAGACTGCCCCACCACCTGTTGGGTTATCATTGACTTGAGTGTTGCTGCCACCTTCTTGGGCCTACTCAGAAGAAAATGAAATGTACAATTAAACCCTCATACAAACATAATAAGGACATATATATTTCTAAACAGTACCCGATTAGTGTTTGTTGCTTGAGTGGTGGATGAGTTCTAGTTTGTTGTGCTCTTTTATGCTCTTCTCTCCTTTTTTGTCATTGGCCTCCAGTTAGGATCTTGTGGTGCATTTGTGCATGTTTTGTAATAATGACCTTTCTGTCCATATTTGGAGCAGGTAACAATAAATGTTTTCTTTACCCTCGTTGTGCTCAACTCTTTCTCAACTGGGTCAGCTCTTCTCTTCATTTTTGGCCTGTGAGCAGCTCTCTTGATTGTGGGAGGCAGTGGCCTTGGAGCTTCAGTAGGTGTCCAATACTCTTCACTATTAATAGGCTTAATTCAGTTTGTATATGTTGCCCTGATGGCATCTATGGTTAGCCATTTATGGACAATGTCCTCAACTTTAAGACCTATTTTAGCCATTATAGCAACTGTATGTCTACAAGGCATGCCTGTACACAATGTGAAatatgaaaaaatattatttagaaTCTCACAATAGACGTACAGaaaatattttaacaaattttattatcaaATAGATTGAAAACATTATTGAAAAATCTGATAAATATGCTTAAGAAACTCTTACCAGTCAGCTGCCAAACATTGCATGTGTATGTCCTCTCCTGTAAATTAACAGCCACCTTATGATTTTGGCAATGAACCTCAAACAGAATTCTTCGTGAATCACTAGCCCAAATAGCTCTCCATCTATGGCTTTTAGACTTGATAAAGTCATTTAATCTTTTATGTTGTACTGGAGCAAGGGGTCCAATGTGAGACTCCAACTTCTTTTTATGCATTGCCATTTTTCTCATTATGTAGCACCGTAATTCTTCACACGTAGTCAGAATTGGCTTTTCCCTATATTGCACTATTTTAGCATTCCACACTTCACACATATTGTTGGTTATATTGTCCACCTTAGGTCCATGGCTAAAATGTGCCTTACACCAAACAGTTGGCTCAAATTTCTGGATATATTCCCATGCTGGAGTGCATACTTGCTTCAGTTTCTCTATTGCAGCATTCAGTTTATTGTGAGTGGTACATTTTGCACACTCCCACATTAGTTGTTTTATCTGTTCATCTTTGATTATATCAAATTATATCAATTGAACTCAACAAATCAGATTACATAACAATAACAAAGAAATCAGCATATCAGTACCCATTTATATGAATTGAAATCAACCACTTAGATTATATAACAGTAACAAAAATTCAACAAATTTGTACCCACTTATGTCAATTGAACTCAACAACTCAGCTTACATGACAATAATTAGTAATCAACAAATCACTATTCAGTTAAATCAATTGAATTCAACAACTCATATTATATGACAATAACAAAAAATCAACAAATCAAGGTATATGAcatcaaataaattaaattaaagtagaGTCTATgtatattttaacaaaaaatataagTTATATGTGACCTTTTATTGATCCGATATGAAATTCAAGTCATGTTCAGTGCATTCTCCTAGATCTTGTTGGAGTAGTGTGAGGAACCACTTCCATGTATCTTTACACTCATTGAGAACTACAGCATACGCGATAACAAAAAAGTGGTTGTTGGCATCTTGACCCACCGCATATAATAGCTGACCACCGTAGTAGCCTTTTAGAAAATACCCATCTAACCCAATTAGAGGTCTGCACCCATCTCTAAATCCTTTTTTACATGCATCTAAACTTATGTATAATTTATCAAAAAGTGGCAGCGACTCCGGCTGAGGTATGACTTCCATCAAAGCTGTGCTCCCAGGATTACTTCGATGCAATTCTTGCAGATAGTCACGAATCTTCCCATATTGAGCTTGTTCATTACCTATAACTATCTCTTTGGCAACCTTCAGTGCCCTACTTACCATTTTATCACTCAGATGCACATTGTAATCTTCAATCATGTATTTCGTAGCCTTTTTAGGCTTCAAATCAGGCTAAGTAAGTAGCCTCTTAACCAATTTTGATGTTACCTAATACCTATTAGCTAGGTTAGAACCATAATTCCTAGCACAATTGTGCTCATTCACCAGGGTCTTCACTTGATAACTACCTTCTGCATTGTTCCAAGAAGTCAGGATCAACCAAGGGCACTGCTCACCCGCACATGCTATCCTAaccctcttcttttttttcttgagaTATACCACATCCGTTCCCTCAAACACAAAATAGTCCTTCAGGGCATTCTTGAAACTCTCCATTGTAATGAATATCTGTCCAACTTTAAATTCAACCTCTCCATACTCTGTCTCTTCATTGAATGCATCAAATGCAGCATTTCCTTCATCATCATTTGACACTGGACTGTTAAATGCCTCAATTTCATACTTATATGGCTTCTCATAATCAGAATCTAACTCAACTCTATTTCCATCATTTGTTGCTCCGAACAAATTTTTTCCTAAAGCATTTTCAGGCCCATTACCACCCCTTGTGTCAACCGCACCACCCTATCCAAATTTACAATACTTCCTTCATTCTTTCTAGCAGAACATGTGTCCTCCTCCTCCCAGAATACTTCTTTGAATCCCTTTTCTTGGCTGTCCTAGGAGAAAGAGTTGGGCCACTCTTACTTGGGCCAGCATGATCATTTTTCTTACTTGGGCCAGTCTTATCTATAATTTTTGGGCCAGTTTTATCATATTTCATCTCAGCATTTGGGTCCTGAGTAGCTTTTTTTCTTGCAGCACccatccttcttttcttcttcaacctctcattCTTTCTTTGTTCCCCACTATCTTTACTACTATCTGCATCTTCGTATCCAGGAGGAGGAGGCTTGTAAGGCTCATTTTCAGTTGTTTCATATCCATCATGTGAAGATGATGAGTCACTCAGAATAACATTCTCAACTTGCTCCTCATTATCCACAACTTCAGGTACACTAACTGGATTATTAAAGTAGATGTGAATTTCATTAGATTTCTTATTTCTACTCTTGTTATCCTTCATTTCATTTATCTCAGCATCCCCCTTCATTACATGCAAACCAGACTCAAAGTTAGGGGCCATGCTATCAAACCAATACATGGTCTTGTAATTTGTGTAACCAAGCTCCCTCAGTAAAGCTTCCAAATCGAAGATGTTCACCAAATCAATATCAAGAGGTGGCTATTTCTTCACTTTTCCATTAACATAATCCATTTTACCTTGTGAATTTCTCTTGAAATTTTCTCTATGATGAAAAACAGAACTACTTCAAACTCATCCATATGCAAATATGTACATCTAATCAAATTTTACTTCAACACACTAATTATCCACCTATGACAGTGATCTAAACCAATCACAAGCAACATTATTTAGGTAACAAATTAATTAGCCATCTTTAGTACACCATTcacaaaaaaaaacgaaaaaaacacATTCAGTGAACACTCCAACATCAACATGCAATGGGAAAAAAGAGTGAATACTACTAAACTTTGAAACCATAAAACCTTACACGAACTTGGATGGTGACAACAGCTACCTCCACTCAACGCCGTCAATTGTGCAGTTACAGTGGTCATTTGGGACCCTGTCAGCGGCCTTGTCAGCAACGCACTTAGCACAACCCTCCAGGTGCTCCGTCGAACGTTCTTGTTTTGGGTGAAGAAGAGGACAAGGGTTTGGTATTTCTGTAAATAAGGGTTAGGACTTGGGGGTTATATGTGACCTTATTAGGTTTTGTTTGAATAGAGAACCAGAAACGGTGTCGTTTTTGAAGAATGGAGTGGGACAAATCGACCCCTGTCCATTCTCCCTAAGCCAACGTGGCACTTAACTCTAAGTAACCCTTCACATCAGTGCCGATGAATGCCATATAAGACTTTTTCGTTAACTTTGGTGAGGGGTTATAATGGAGGGGCTGCCTTGTCTTACTTTTGTCAGGGACAAAGGCCGGGTCCGATGTAATTTATTGATAGGAGTCGCCTTGTCCTATTTTAAAATGGACAAGGACCGGGTTGAGTGTTTACTCACAATTTAACAACTTGGAAAAAAAGCATTAGATAATTGTCAAGCAAGTTTTGTTAGAAAAAGATATTGTAATGAAATTCGAAatgtaaataatattattattttttaattttttttaaatattagtagAAATATATCTAGTTATGATAGAATAGGTACCTTTTATATTCTAATTAAGATAGAAATGTATAAATAAAACAATTCAAAAAGTTTTGACTAAGTATGGgtcaaataatataaataaatttcaatattttacattttatatattctaattagagtaaattaaactaaaatggTACTTGACGAATagaattttgatggtttagaatttcactaatgaagtctcgttgtaaagtatagttcctaaaccaacaacaatcctttcatacaaaaaattttgtttgtcacaagtacaaatccctaaaatctataaaccgaagtatttaaaccttgggtcgttctccctaggaattacaataaagtgttcttattattggttatgagaaaggaaataaactaacaaaaaggtcttggcaaggtttggcggtcaaggatctctatcataatcactaaccacaacatgagaaagtcatcctctaactagtagtaaaggaaagtcaaatgagctatatcaatccaagtccataagtcctagttttccaccaattcaattagtgagatctagagtcaatggctctcaatcatcaattacttggacattagtacctCAAGAGATCCTAaattaccttcccaagccaagagcataaaattctactctaaaatccaaccaagcattttatcaaacacttggaaggcataaaagaaaagtatagtaaaattgcaaggaaagtaaatctatactactcaattgcaagaaattaaacaacaacaaatcaaatcaacaataaaggaacatgaatcaaaaattgcattaaaggaaaatggaagaacaaaagtgcatcaacatgaaggtagagaattacaagaattgaaatacaaaactagagagaggagaagtagaggaagaagaattgataaaggaaaagtaaatctaagcatgaaattaacctagatctaacgtaatcctaatcctagagagaagtgagagcttctccctctaaaactaactttccctccaaaactaatctaaactaaactaataatGACTAGGTGTGTAATGTgtgtcatccctcttcaatccttgggttaaatagaatcagaaatgagttggattgggcccgtaaggcttctaaaatcgctggccacgagttgcattaagtgaatcatgtgcaaccatTGGCGCGTACGCGTATAGTGCATGTACACGTCCATaaacgcgatgcaactatggcaaatcttatatcatttcgaagccctggatgttatctttccaacgcaactagaaccgcatcatttggacctctgtagctcaagttatggtcgattaagtgcgaagatgTTGGCTTAagagcttttgcgattccttcatttcttcataagttctccacttttacatgcttttccttcatcccattgatccaatctttgcctcctaaacctgaaatcacttaacaaacatatcaaggcatctaatgaaatcaaggtgaattaaatttagctattctaagtcctaaaaagcatgttttcactcttaagcacaattaaaggagaataacaaaaaccatgctatttcattggataaatgtgggagaAGGCGATAAAattctctaaattcaacacaagataaaccctccaaatgggttttatcaacctccctatacttaaaccatagcatgtcctcatgctaaaccaagaaggatAATAGAAGGGGTATAGACATTTATTCAAAGCAAATAACCtaaatgcatctatctatataaatgcaactaaatgcaaaatgattctatctacttggttaaaaataaatcaatctccaagacatacatgcacaagtagggccaagatcatataacgattcatgaatcctaccaattcaaatatcaaaatgaagttcaagtagacttgcaagaagaacgctcatgaaagccggaaatcaaggaattgagtatcgaaccctcaccggaagtatttgcactctagtcgctcaagtgtatagggtcgattctctcaattctcccctaatcatgcttttcaagatttgttttttatctaacaatcaacaattattcaatgtatgcatacattcatcataagGTATTTTCATAGGTTgcaatggggctagggtcaaggtaggattgtatatggtcaagtggactagaatttgaatctttgattaacctagactttcccacctaacctatataataacctatacaattaagtgctaacctaactacccattcttcactttttcacatactcatgcattttcttttgattttcacaacacttatgcattgattcttttattgaactttactttggggcattttgtcctctttttattgtttttcttcttttttttctttttctatatatatttttttcttttcttttttgcttttatttctttttcttttgtttttctcatttttctttctacaAGAACATCAATTCATAAGGTCTAtatatttgattaatacatgagtatgctcccaattcccaaatatagaaatacaaacACCCTTTTACTCTCAACCAATATCCCAagttttccacacttgaatgatactcacactcactagcctaagctaatcaaagatccaaataaaggacatttattatttttcacttaaaggcttgtaatgtgctaaaattaaagaataagtgg is from Arachis ipaensis cultivar K30076 chromosome B01, Araip1.1, whole genome shotgun sequence and encodes:
- the LOC107606574 gene encoding uncharacterized protein LOC107606574, whose amino-acid sequence is MWECAKCTTHNKLNAAIEKLKQVCTPAWEYIQKFEPTVWCKAHFSHGPKVDNITNNMCEVWNAKIVQYREKPILTTCEELRCYIMRKMAMHKKKLESHIGPLAPVQHKRLNDFIKSKSHRWRAIWASDSRRILFEVHCQNHKVAVNLQERTYTCNVWQLTGMPCRHTVAIMAKIGLKVEDIVHKWLTIDAIRAQEGGSNTQVNDNPTGGGAVSDVVTKARKAKKKLPKLSTGPETAA